GATTTGTTACGGCCGCAAGTTTATTTGATGGCCATGATGTGTCAATTAATATTATGCGTAGACTTTTACAAACTAAGGGTGTCGAGGTTATCCATCTAGGACATAATCGATCTGCTAAAGAAGTTGTTGACGCTGCTATAATGGAAGATGCGCATGCCGTAGCATTAAGTTCCTATCAAGGAGGGCATAACGAGTACTTCACATATATTAGAAAGCTACTAGATGAGCAGGGTGCGAGTGAAGTAAAAATATTTGGAGGAGGGGGAGGAGTCATCACTCCAAGTGAAGTTAAACACCTTGAGTCCAATGGTATTACAAAAATCTATACACCAGAAGATGGTATGAAATTAGGTCTTGAAGGCATAATTGATGATATGATCCTAAAGGCCAGTTATTCCACATTAGATAATTTTGAATTTAAATTTCAAAAAAATCCAAGCTCAAGAGAAATTGGTAAAGTAATAACATATATAGAGAATTGTAAAGTAGAACCTTTTAGTTTCCCATTGGGAAAGACTCCTGTTATGGGTATCACTGGAACAGGTGGGGCCGGAAAATCTTCTGTTATTGATGAATTATTATTTCGTTTTCATAGATATTTTCCTGAAAAAAAAATTGGATTAATATCTGTAGATCCGACTAAGAAAAAAACAAAAGGAGCCTTGCTAGGGGACAGAATCAGACTTGGAAGTGCTAGTTTTGAGAATTTTTATATCAGATCATTGGCCACACGTGATTCAGGAACAGAATTAAGTCCTGAAATAAGTAAATGTGTGAACTATTTAAAGTCTCTAAGTTTTGATCTTATCATTGTTGAGACTTCAGGTATTGGTCAGGCCTCTGATGAAATCACTAAAGTTTCAGATTTTTGCGCTTACGTAATGACTCCCGAATTTGGGGCCCAGACACAACTTGAAAAAATTGAAATGTTAGAACAAGCAGATTTCATTATTTTAAATAAATTTGAAAGGCCACGTTCTGAAGATGCACTTAGAGATATTCGAAAACAATATAGGAGAGAACATAAACTTTTCGCAAATCATCAAAATTCTCCTGAAGATAACGATTTACCTATATATGGAACAATGGCATCTAAATTTAACGATTCAGGAATAAATGCTTTATTTATAGATATATTGAAAAAACTAAATTTTAAGAATAATGAATTAACTAAATTACAAATTGATAAATCTCCTACAAATAAAAAACAAATTATACCACCAGACAGAGTAAATTATCTTAGAGAAATTTCCAAAACAGTTAGAAATTACAATCAGAAGACTATATCAAATATTGAACTTTTACGAGATTATGAGGCCTTGGAAATTGTATGTGGAATGAAAGAAGCTGAAAGTTCAATAAAAAATAAATTTAATGAAATCAAAAAAGAAATTTCAAGCGAAGTTTTTAAAGATATTGAAACATTTGAAGAAACTGTTAATCAGTTTGATAGTGGTCTTTTTACATATATTGTAAGGGATAAGAAAATTGAAGTTCCAACAAAATTCACTTCATTATCTTTTCAAAAAATTTCTAAAGTGGCCTATCCAAAATACATTTCTTTAGTTGAAAAATATAAATTTATAAAAAAAGAAAATCTTCCAGGGTATTTTCCATATGCTCAAGGTATTTTTCCATTCAAAAGAAAAGATGAAGATCCTAAGAGGATGTTTGCCGGAGAAGGTGGGCCAGCTAGAACGAATAAACGTTTTCATTATCTTAGCTCCAATGATCTTGCAAAAAGACTGTCCACTGCTTTTGATAGTGTTACACTCTATGGGGAAGATCCTGGAGATAGACCTGATATTTTTGGAAAAATAGGTGAAGCTGGAGTAAGTATTGCAACACTTGATGATATGAAGCTCCTCTATAATGGATTTGATTTGACTTCCACGGCCACCTCAGTTTCCATGACTATAAATGGGCCGGCACCAATTATTTTGGCCATGTTTATGAATACTGCAATATCTCAAAAATTGGTTGATAAAGATTATTGGGATCAGAAAAAAAGAATCGAAATAATGAGACAAGTCAGAGGAACAGTTCAAGCTGACATTTTAAAGGAAGATCAGGCCCAGAACACTTGTATTTTTTCTTTAGAGTTTGCTCTTAAAATGATGGGAGATATTCAAGAATATTTCTCAAATAATAAAATAAATAATTATTATACCGTCTCAGTTTCCGGTTACCATATTGCAGAGGCCGGAGCAAACCCAATTACTCAATTGGCGTTGACTTTAAGTAATGGACTAACTCTCGTAGAATATTATCTCTCTCGTGGTTTGAAAATTGATGATTTTTGCCAAAATCTTTCTTTCTTTTTTAGCAATGGACTTGATCCTGAATATACAGTAATCGGAAGAGTTGCCAGGAAAGTATGGGCAATAATTATGAGAGATCGTTATGGGGCAAGTGAGAAATCTCAAAAATTTAAATATCATATTCAAACCTCTGGTCGTTCATTGCATGCACAAGAAGTTGATTTTAACGATATAAGAACAACATTACAGGCCTTCTTGGCCATTAGTGATAATTGTAATTCGTTGCATACCAATGCCTATGATGAGGCCATCACTACTCCAACGCAAGAGAGTGTAAGAAGAGCAATGGCCATTCAGATGATCATAAATAGAGAATTTGGACCTAATCAAACTGACAATCCTCTTCAAGGTTCTTTTTTAGTGGATGAATTAACTGATCTAGTTGAAGAGGCCCTACTTTGCGAATTTGAGAGAATTTCAGATAAAGGAGGTGTTCTAGGTGCCATGGAGAGCAATTACCAAAGATCAAAGATCCAAGAGGAATCGCTTTACTACGAGGGACTTAAAGATTCTGGTAAGCTACCTATCATTGGAGTCAATACTTATATTGCTGACAATATTGAAGAACAACTCAATCAAGAAATTGAAATATCTAGATGTACAGATGATGAAAAGCAAGAACAAATTGACCGACTAAATAATTTCAAAGGAAAAAATAAAGATAATTCTCAAAAAGCAATAAAAGATTTAGTTGATGTTATTTTGAGCGATGGAAATATATTTGAAGAACTATTATCAACTGTCAATTATTGCTCTCTTGGCGAAATTACAAATACTCTCTATGAATACGGCGGTAAATACAGAAGGAATATGTAATGAATAAAATTTATACTAAAAAAGGAGATCAAGGAAGTACATCACTAGTGGATGGGAGTATTGTTTCAAAAGGTGATCATCGTATCAAAATATATGGATCGATAGATGAGTTGAATTCGCATATTGGTCTTGTCGTGTGCGAAGTACATCTTATTTTACCCGAATTTCTTTCAATATTAAAGAAAACTCAAAATGAACTTTTCAATATTGGAAGTAATCTTGCTTGCCCTGAAGAAAAAAGAAGAAAATTTAATCTTCCCCAATTAGATAAGCAAATTATTAGTGATTATGAAAATAATATTGATGAAATGACAAAAGATTTGCCTGAGCTTAAAAATTTTATATTACCTGGTGGACACCGTGCTGCATGTGTTTCTCATATAGTAAGAACAAAAATTAGATCAATTGAGCGAGATTTAGTTACATATAAACGAGAACATCCAGATGAGATTCCACCTGAATATATTAAACTCTTTAATAGGATGTCTGATTTTTTCTTTGTTTTTAGTAGGTATATTAATTTGCATCAAGAAATTTCTGAAGAAAAATGGGCGCCATAGCCGTTATTCATTTTCCTCGAATTCTTCATCTTCTTTATTTTCTTTTTTCTTACCAAAAGGATGAAGTATCTTTTGAAGTAGGCTTGGTTTTTCTTCTTCAACAAAGCTAGGCCTTCGAATTCTTGTTTTTGTTTCAATCATCTCTTTTCGAATATTTTTCATAATTTGAGAATCACCTTCTCTTTTCATACTATCTTTAGTGATTTTTGTTTTCGGTCGATTTGAATGCAAAAGCATCTCTTCTTGAGTTAGTGACTCTGTATCAATAGTCAGCGAAGTGTTTCCAATTGTGATGACATCTTCAAGATGAATCCTGCAGGCCTCGATAGGAGACTCATTTAAAAAAGTACCGTTTGTAGTACCAATATCTGAAACAGATGCCTTTCCATTTACAAGTGTTACAATGCAATGTTTGCCAGAAACAAGAGAATCTTTTATTTGAATATCACAACTTTTAGATCGTCCAAGAATAATAGATTCTTCGGAAAGTTCAAATTTAAAGTGTTGATCTTCATTTTGCACTATTAGTTTTATGGCCACAACCCCCCCCACCTTTTAATAGTATCGAAGGGTTTAGTATAGAGATATAGGGGTAAATATTTCTTAAAGAGTATGAATAGATTCAAAAATTGAGCGATAATGTATGATATTTTCAAACCATTCTATTTCACTCTTCCATGTCTTCAGCTTTGTGTATAGTCCAAATGAGCTCCTATCGAGAAGAAATAATTCTTTTGCAGGAGATTTTCTATTTTTCATATCAATACTTTTTAAGAATTGAGTAATTTTATGAACAGGATTTTCATCAATTACTTTAAATTTCCCAGATTTTGTATAGGGCCCATAGATATCTTTAATTAAATTAAAATGTTTTAATAGATGTTCCTCTTTTTCACTAGGCCTAACAAGACCTAAATCTTGTGCAGCTAATTGATAAAGAATGAAATCGTTTTGTTCTACAGATTTCAAAAGTTTTATATATGATGAAATAAAATGTGGTGAAAAACTTCGGGTTGAACCGTAATCTAACAAAATGATTTGGTCTCGATTGAAAAGGTAGTTTCCATTTTGCGGGTCTGTATGCAAAATATTATGCACGTAAAAAGAATATTGGAAAGATCTATAGAGAATATCTCCAAGAAAGTCTCTTTCTTCTTGAGAATATTTTAGAGTATCCTCAAAAGTATCACCTTCCATGAATTCCATCGTAAGAATTTCTTTCGTTGAAAAAAGAGGGAAAGCTTTAGGCACTTTAATATTGCTAAAATTTTGATAAATATATGCAAAATGATTCATATTTTTTATTTCATTTTCATAATCACATTCAGTGATGATACTCTCAGCGATTTCATCTATAATACTTTTAATATTTGGTACATTGGGAAAGATAAGTTTAAATAAATGATAAATTTTATCAATATTTTTAAAATCATTTTTTATTGCTGTGACAATTTTTGGATATTGAACTTTGATTGCAACCTTTGTTCCATCTTTTAAATAACCACAATGGACTTGACCAATTGAAGCTGAAGCAATTGGTTGGTAATCAAAATCTATAAAAATATCAGTAGGTAGTTTCCCAAAGTTTTTTTTAAATATTAAATTTACTTCACTCTGAGGCATACTGGGTGATTTGGTTTGAAGTCCATTGAATAAAGCGCTGATTTCTTTTGGAAGGATAAGATCTTCTGAAATCGAAATCATTTGACCAATTTTCATCAAAGCACCCTTGAGCTCTCCCATCGTCTCAATGATTTCTTTCGTCGCAGCAATCTTAGCACTTAGGTTTTTTATATTTTCATTTTTATCAATAATATCAGAGGTTTTATTTCTTGCGGTTCTTATTGCATATTTTCCAGTTGCTTTGAGGATCGATGTTCCAATACCGGTTAACCTACTGATTTTTCCAGATTTAAAGTTCTTTGGCATAAATCATTCTCGTTTATAGACTATTGTATAATCCTGTTTAATACTATAATAAGATGTATGGAATAAAAAGCTAATCATATAGACACTAGAGGGTACATATGTCAGTAATTGAAAATGGTGAAATAATAAATATTACGCAAAAAGCTGTCACACAGATACTCACAATTTTTAAAACTGATTCAAATTCAAAAGGTAAAGGCCTGCGAGTTGGAGTTGTAGGAGGTGGCTGTTCAGGTCTATCTTATAAAATTGATTTTGATGAAAAACGCGAAAAAGATAACGTTCTATCTTTTGATGGTGTCGAAGTTTATATTGATCCAAA
The nucleotide sequence above comes from Halobacteriovoraceae bacterium. Encoded proteins:
- a CDS encoding FHA domain-containing protein, with the translated sequence MAIKLIVQNEDQHFKFELSEESIILGRSKSCDIQIKDSLVSGKHCIVTLVNGKASVSDIGTTNGTFLNESPIEACRIHLEDVITIGNTSLTIDTESLTQEEMLLHSNRPKTKITKDSMKREGDSQIMKNIRKEMIETKTRIRRPSFVEEEKPSLLQKILHPFGKKKENKEDEEFEENE
- a CDS encoding iron-sulfur cluster assembly accessory protein, translating into MSVIENGEIINITQKAVTQILTIFKTDSNSKGKGLRVGVVGGGCSGLSYKIDFDEKREKDNVLSFDGVEVYIDPKSSVYLKGVILDFKDGLKGKGFVFDNPSAKNTCGCGESFSV
- a CDS encoding cob(I)yrinic acid a,c-diamide adenosyltransferase, producing MNKIYTKKGDQGSTSLVDGSIVSKGDHRIKIYGSIDELNSHIGLVVCEVHLILPEFLSILKKTQNELFNIGSNLACPEEKRRKFNLPQLDKQIISDYENNIDEMTKDLPELKNFILPGGHRAACVSHIVRTKIRSIERDLVTYKREHPDEIPPEYIKLFNRMSDFFFVFSRYINLHQEISEEKWAP
- a CDS encoding methylmalonyl-CoA mutase family protein, which translates into the protein MTSLRFVTAASLFDGHDVSINIMRRLLQTKGVEVIHLGHNRSAKEVVDAAIMEDAHAVALSSYQGGHNEYFTYIRKLLDEQGASEVKIFGGGGGVITPSEVKHLESNGITKIYTPEDGMKLGLEGIIDDMILKASYSTLDNFEFKFQKNPSSREIGKVITYIENCKVEPFSFPLGKTPVMGITGTGGAGKSSVIDELLFRFHRYFPEKKIGLISVDPTKKKTKGALLGDRIRLGSASFENFYIRSLATRDSGTELSPEISKCVNYLKSLSFDLIIVETSGIGQASDEITKVSDFCAYVMTPEFGAQTQLEKIEMLEQADFIILNKFERPRSEDALRDIRKQYRREHKLFANHQNSPEDNDLPIYGTMASKFNDSGINALFIDILKKLNFKNNELTKLQIDKSPTNKKQIIPPDRVNYLREISKTVRNYNQKTISNIELLRDYEALEIVCGMKEAESSIKNKFNEIKKEISSEVFKDIETFEETVNQFDSGLFTYIVRDKKIEVPTKFTSLSFQKISKVAYPKYISLVEKYKFIKKENLPGYFPYAQGIFPFKRKDEDPKRMFAGEGGPARTNKRFHYLSSNDLAKRLSTAFDSVTLYGEDPGDRPDIFGKIGEAGVSIATLDDMKLLYNGFDLTSTATSVSMTINGPAPIILAMFMNTAISQKLVDKDYWDQKKRIEIMRQVRGTVQADILKEDQAQNTCIFSLEFALKMMGDIQEYFSNNKINNYYTVSVSGYHIAEAGANPITQLALTLSNGLTLVEYYLSRGLKIDDFCQNLSFFFSNGLDPEYTVIGRVARKVWAIIMRDRYGASEKSQKFKYHIQTSGRSLHAQEVDFNDIRTTLQAFLAISDNCNSLHTNAYDEAITTPTQESVRRAMAIQMIINREFGPNQTDNPLQGSFLVDELTDLVEEALLCEFERISDKGGVLGAMESNYQRSKIQEESLYYEGLKDSGKLPIIGVNTYIADNIEEQLNQEIEISRCTDDEKQEQIDRLNNFKGKNKDNSQKAIKDLVDVILSDGNIFEELLSTVNYCSLGEITNTLYEYGGKYRRNM
- a CDS encoding AarF/ABC1/UbiB kinase family protein, with amino-acid sequence MPKNFKSGKISRLTGIGTSILKATGKYAIRTARNKTSDIIDKNENIKNLSAKIAATKEIIETMGELKGALMKIGQMISISEDLILPKEISALFNGLQTKSPSMPQSEVNLIFKKNFGKLPTDIFIDFDYQPIASASIGQVHCGYLKDGTKVAIKVQYPKIVTAIKNDFKNIDKIYHLFKLIFPNVPNIKSIIDEIAESIITECDYENEIKNMNHFAYIYQNFSNIKVPKAFPLFSTKEILTMEFMEGDTFEDTLKYSQEERDFLGDILYRSFQYSFYVHNILHTDPQNGNYLFNRDQIILLDYGSTRSFSPHFISSYIKLLKSVEQNDFILYQLAAQDLGLVRPSEKEEHLLKHFNLIKDIYGPYTKSGKFKVIDENPVHKITQFLKSIDMKNRKSPAKELFLLDRSSFGLYTKLKTWKSEIEWFENIIHYRSIFESIHTL